In the genome of Gordonia rubripertincta, one region contains:
- a CDS encoding VOC family protein, with product MSYEAKMIILSTENLDESIKFYTETLGMSLKFRDGAHFAALDGGPVTIALATAVDHPIPGKVVVGIKTTDVDAAAKAIEADGGAIVKGPYDDAHERRAVVYDNQGNGLVFYSPLNR from the coding sequence ATGAGCTACGAAGCAAAGATGATCATCCTGTCCACCGAGAACCTGGACGAGTCGATCAAGTTCTACACCGAGACACTGGGCATGTCGCTGAAGTTCCGCGACGGTGCCCACTTCGCCGCCCTCGACGGCGGTCCGGTGACGATCGCGCTCGCCACCGCGGTCGACCACCCGATCCCCGGCAAGGTCGTCGTCGGCATCAAGACAACCGACGTCGACGCCGCCGCGAAGGCGATCGAGGCCGACGGTGGCGCCATCGTGAAGGGCCCGTACGACGACGCCCACGAGCGTCGTGCCGTGGTGTACGACAACCAGGGCAACGGACTCGTGTTCTACAGCCCGCTGAATCGCTAG
- the arsC gene encoding arsenate reductase (glutaredoxin) (This arsenate reductase requires both glutathione and glutaredoxin to convert arsenate to arsenite, after which the efflux transporter formed by ArsA and ArsB can extrude the arsenite from the cell, providing resistance.), which yields MDATIYHNPKCSTSRKALQALRDAGIEPAVVKYLDEPYTREQLVQLFADAGLTPAQAVRKREALYKELDLASATDDQILDAMVEHPILVERPIVVTDKGTRIPRPFEKLDEIL from the coding sequence GTGGACGCGACGATCTATCACAACCCGAAGTGCTCGACCTCGCGCAAGGCGCTGCAGGCCCTCCGCGACGCCGGTATCGAGCCGGCCGTCGTCAAGTACCTGGACGAGCCCTACACCCGCGAGCAGCTGGTGCAGTTGTTCGCCGACGCCGGGCTCACCCCCGCACAGGCCGTGCGCAAACGCGAGGCCCTCTACAAAGAGCTCGACCTCGCATCGGCCACCGATGATCAGATCCTCGACGCGATGGTGGAGCACCCCATCCTCGTCGAGCGGCCGATCGTGGTGACCGACAAGGGGACCCGCATCCCTCGGCCTTTCGAGAAGCTCGACGAGATTCTCTGA
- the catA gene encoding catechol 1,2-dioxygenase, which translates to MTTIERPAPVESATTVDSPTAAGSGSAATAAFAGHRFTADTSPERLSAIASEAFAGFSALIDKYEITYDEYRVLKQWLIEVGEGGEWPLLLDVFVEHDIEEVNSRKYQGTKGSIEGPYYLPDAPLLPARCTLPMRSVDARETPFVMHGQVTDLDGNPMAGATIEIWHADAEGYYSGFAPHLPDWNLRGTVVTDGEGRYEITTIQPAPYQIPTDGPTGKFIEAAGWHPWRPAHLHLRVAAKGRHPIITQLYFAGGEWLDDDVASATKPELLLDPKPDADGRNVVQYDFALDPE; encoded by the coding sequence ATGACCACCATCGAGCGGCCCGCCCCGGTCGAATCAGCGACCACCGTCGACTCCCCGACCGCCGCCGGTTCCGGCAGCGCCGCCACCGCGGCCTTCGCCGGCCACCGGTTCACCGCCGACACCTCACCGGAACGCCTGTCGGCCATCGCATCCGAGGCCTTCGCCGGCTTCAGCGCCCTGATCGACAAATACGAGATCACCTACGACGAGTACCGGGTCCTCAAGCAGTGGCTCATCGAGGTCGGCGAGGGCGGTGAGTGGCCCCTGCTGCTCGACGTGTTCGTCGAACACGACATCGAGGAGGTCAACTCGCGGAAGTACCAGGGCACCAAGGGAAGCATCGAGGGCCCGTACTACCTGCCCGACGCCCCGCTGCTGCCTGCACGTTGCACCCTGCCCATGCGCAGCGTCGACGCCCGCGAGACCCCGTTCGTGATGCACGGTCAGGTGACCGATCTCGACGGCAACCCGATGGCCGGCGCGACGATCGAGATCTGGCACGCCGACGCCGAGGGTTACTACTCTGGGTTCGCACCGCACCTCCCGGACTGGAACCTGCGCGGCACCGTGGTCACCGACGGTGAGGGTCGCTACGAGATCACCACCATCCAGCCCGCGCCGTACCAGATCCCGACCGACGGACCGACCGGCAAGTTCATCGAAGCCGCCGGCTGGCACCCGTGGCGACCTGCGCATCTGCACCTTCGGGTCGCTGCCAAAGGCCGGCATCCGATCATCACCCAGCTGTACTTCGCAGGTGGTGAGTGGCTCGACGACGACGTCGCCTCGGCGACCAAGCCGGAACTGCTCCTCGACCCGAAGCCCGACGCCGACGGCCGGAACGTCGTGCAGTACGACTTCGCACTCGACCCCGAGTAG
- a CDS encoding 4-hydroxyphenylacetate 3-hydroxylase family protein — MTATDIAPDTEATAVDRSKVNVAADSEANRTENFASKPMTGDEYIESLRDDREIWLNGERVKDVTTHEAFRNPIRMTARLYDAMHDPATKDKVTAPTDTGNGGVTMPFFRAPKSADDLRADRDAIATWARMTYGWMGRSPDYKASFLGTLHANSELYAPFQANAERWYKESQEKVLYWNHAIINPPVDRQLPPDEVGDVFMKVEKETDAGLIVSGAKVVATGSAITNYNFISHYGLPIKKKQFALICTVPMDAPGVKLICRSSYTQQAAVMGTPFDYPLSSRMDENDTIFVFDKVLVPWENVFMYGDVDKINAFFPQSGFLPRFTLQGCTRLAVKLDFIAGLLLKALDCTGAGGFRGVQTRVGEVIGWRNLFWSLSDAMVNNPEPWIGDTVIPKLEYGLTYRMFAQQGYPRVKEIIEQDVASGLIYLPSSSADFKSPDVRPYLDKYVRGSDGILAVDRVKVMKALWDSIGSEFGGRHELYERNYAGNHEGVKAELLMFADARGTVGEMKGLAEQCLSEYDLDGWTVPDLIGNDDVSFFRNR; from the coding sequence ATGACCGCAACCGACATCGCCCCCGACACCGAGGCCACGGCCGTCGACCGCTCGAAGGTGAACGTGGCCGCCGACTCCGAGGCCAACCGCACCGAGAACTTCGCCTCCAAGCCGATGACCGGGGACGAGTACATCGAGTCGCTGCGCGACGACCGCGAGATCTGGCTCAACGGTGAGCGCGTCAAGGACGTGACGACCCACGAGGCCTTCCGCAACCCGATCAGGATGACCGCGCGCCTCTACGACGCGATGCACGACCCGGCGACGAAGGACAAGGTCACCGCGCCCACCGACACCGGCAACGGCGGCGTGACCATGCCGTTCTTCCGCGCACCGAAGTCGGCCGACGACCTGCGCGCCGACCGTGACGCCATCGCCACGTGGGCGCGGATGACCTACGGGTGGATGGGCCGCAGCCCCGATTACAAGGCCAGCTTCCTCGGCACCCTTCACGCCAACTCCGAGCTGTACGCACCGTTCCAGGCCAACGCCGAACGCTGGTACAAGGAGTCGCAGGAGAAGGTCCTGTACTGGAACCACGCGATCATCAACCCGCCGGTCGACCGCCAGCTGCCGCCGGACGAGGTCGGCGACGTGTTCATGAAGGTGGAGAAGGAGACCGACGCCGGCCTCATCGTCTCCGGCGCCAAGGTCGTCGCGACCGGCTCGGCGATCACCAACTACAACTTCATCTCCCACTACGGCCTGCCGATCAAGAAGAAGCAGTTCGCCCTGATCTGCACCGTCCCGATGGATGCCCCGGGCGTGAAGCTGATCTGCCGCTCGTCGTACACCCAGCAGGCCGCCGTGATGGGCACGCCGTTCGACTACCCACTGTCGAGCCGCATGGACGAGAACGACACCATCTTCGTCTTCGACAAGGTGCTCGTGCCGTGGGAGAACGTCTTCATGTACGGCGACGTCGACAAGATCAACGCCTTCTTCCCGCAGTCCGGTTTCCTCCCCCGCTTCACCCTGCAGGGTTGCACCCGCCTCGCGGTCAAGCTCGACTTCATCGCCGGCCTGCTCCTCAAGGCGCTCGACTGCACCGGTGCCGGCGGATTCCGCGGCGTGCAAACCCGGGTCGGCGAGGTCATCGGCTGGCGAAACCTGTTCTGGTCGTTGAGCGACGCCATGGTCAACAACCCCGAACCGTGGATCGGCGACACCGTCATCCCGAAGCTCGAGTACGGCCTGACCTACCGCATGTTCGCCCAGCAGGGCTACCCGCGCGTGAAAGAGATCATCGAGCAGGACGTCGCCTCCGGCCTGATCTACCTGCCCTCGAGCTCGGCGGACTTCAAGAGCCCCGACGTCCGTCCGTACCTGGACAAGTACGTCCGCGGCTCCGACGGCATCCTCGCCGTCGATCGAGTGAAAGTCATGAAGGCGCTGTGGGATTCGATCGGCAGCGAATTCGGTGGCCGACACGAGCTGTACGAGCGCAACTACGCCGGCAACCACGAGGGCGTGAAGGCCGAGCTGCTCATGTTCGCCGACGCCCGCGGCACCGTCGGGGAGATGAAGGGCCTCGCCGAGCAATGCCTGTCCGAGTACGACCTCGACGGCTGGACCGTGCCGGACCTCATCGGCAACGACGACGTCAGCTTCTTCCGGAACCGCTGA
- a CDS encoding flavin reductase family protein, protein MDQRTMRNIFGQFATGVTVITCANNDGAAHGATVTAFTPISIEPRLCQVTLTRKSKACGYLDDAPFAVNILAADQLDTAMHFAGKPQEHGPEWSSDWLVPALAGTAATLICNPWASYDGGDHVIYIGEIVDAHVDTEAEPLLFYRSKFHELGDTSGAAAYCGSLDDPHSRWFDATARFTPSCVPLSAVS, encoded by the coding sequence ATGGACCAACGCACGATGCGCAACATCTTCGGACAGTTCGCCACCGGCGTCACCGTCATCACCTGCGCGAACAACGATGGCGCGGCGCACGGCGCGACGGTCACCGCGTTCACCCCGATCTCGATCGAACCCCGCCTCTGCCAGGTCACGCTGACCCGAAAGTCGAAGGCCTGCGGCTACCTCGACGACGCGCCGTTCGCCGTCAACATCCTCGCCGCCGACCAGCTCGACACCGCGATGCACTTCGCCGGCAAGCCGCAGGAGCACGGGCCCGAGTGGAGCTCGGACTGGCTCGTCCCCGCTCTCGCCGGCACCGCCGCCACCCTGATCTGCAACCCGTGGGCGTCCTATGACGGCGGGGACCACGTCATCTACATCGGCGAGATCGTCGACGCCCACGTCGACACCGAGGCCGAGCCGCTTCTGTTCTACCGCAGCAAGTTCCACGAGCTCGGCGACACCTCCGGCGCAGCGGCCTACTGCGGCAGCCTCGACGATCCGCACAGCCGGTGGTTCGACGCCACCGCGCGGTTCACCCCGAGCTGCGTACCGCTCTCTGCAGTCTCCTGA
- a CDS encoding AraC family transcriptional regulator: MNRPGVPVSQETSTPRRVVGSGIADWDEVHEVVADAYFPHELRPLSHDDASHYRLESTPIASTVLARIGFGADVSIDTDHPGAWAINVPLSGSIASVTDGREIVSEPGQATLNPPDTPTVITNWSKTCEIIGFKIERDYLQREIDRIAGRPGRSLTRQLDLRTGAGAEWLGLLRSARQQVALCDGILLRNPRMAEQLGGMLTTALVLAALPETDDPLAGTRPRTVKRVIDAIHADPARPWTVGELAEIGAVGARRLQQGFRECVGMSPMEYVLDVRLECIHNDLLTCGGTSNVTDVATRWGVMHTGRFAAAYRRKYGVAPSETRRMAGA, translated from the coding sequence ATGAACAGACCGGGGGTGCCGGTGTCGCAGGAGACGTCGACGCCTCGTCGCGTCGTGGGATCGGGGATCGCAGACTGGGACGAGGTCCACGAGGTGGTCGCGGATGCGTATTTCCCGCATGAACTGCGGCCGCTGTCCCACGACGACGCCTCGCACTACCGCCTGGAGTCGACACCCATCGCCTCGACGGTGCTCGCACGGATCGGTTTCGGCGCCGATGTCTCGATCGACACCGACCATCCCGGAGCCTGGGCCATCAACGTTCCGCTGTCCGGCAGCATCGCCTCGGTCACCGACGGTCGGGAGATCGTCTCCGAACCCGGTCAGGCGACACTCAACCCGCCCGACACCCCGACGGTCATCACCAACTGGAGCAAGACCTGCGAGATCATCGGATTCAAGATCGAGCGCGACTACCTGCAGCGCGAGATCGACCGGATCGCCGGTCGTCCCGGACGGTCGCTGACCCGCCAGCTCGACCTGCGCACCGGCGCCGGCGCCGAGTGGCTGGGCTTGCTGCGGTCGGCGCGACAGCAGGTCGCGCTGTGCGACGGCATCCTGCTGCGAAACCCGCGCATGGCCGAACAGCTCGGCGGGATGCTCACCACCGCACTCGTTCTCGCGGCACTACCGGAGACCGACGACCCGCTGGCCGGTACCCGTCCGCGCACGGTCAAGCGGGTCATCGACGCCATCCACGCCGACCCGGCACGACCGTGGACCGTGGGCGAGCTGGCGGAGATCGGCGCGGTCGGCGCCCGCCGCTTGCAACAGGGCTTCCGCGAGTGCGTCGGGATGAGCCCCATGGAGTACGTACTCGACGTCCGGCTCGAATGCATCCACAACGACCTGCTGACCTGCGGCGGAACCTCGAACGTCACCGACGTGGCCACCCGCTGGGGCGTCATGCACACGGGTCGCTTCGCCGCCGCCTACCGCCGCAAGTACGGGGTCGCGCCGTCGGAGACGCGGCGAATGGCGGGGGCTTAG
- a CDS encoding ribose-phosphate diphosphokinase yields MTWTTDNQKNLMLFSGRAHPELAEAVADELGIKVTPQTARDFANGELFVRFEESVRGSDAFVLQSCPYPLNQWVMEALIMIDALKRGSAKRISVILPFYPYARQDKKHRGREPISARLIADLLKTAGADRIITVDLHTDQIQGFFDGPVDHMHALGQLAGYVCDNYGTDNITVVSPDSGRVRVAEKWADALSGAPLAFIHKTRDPLVPNQVKSNRVVGEVEGRTCVLIDDMIDTGGTIAGAVRVLKEAGAGDVIIATTHGVFSDPAAERLAGCGAKEVIATDTLPIPAEKRFENLTVLSIAPLLAQTIREVFENGSVTSLFDGIA; encoded by the coding sequence ATGACCTGGACCACCGACAACCAGAAGAACCTGATGCTGTTCTCTGGTCGTGCCCACCCCGAACTGGCTGAAGCCGTCGCCGACGAACTGGGCATCAAGGTGACCCCCCAGACGGCACGCGACTTCGCCAACGGCGAGCTGTTCGTCCGTTTCGAGGAGTCCGTCCGCGGCTCGGACGCGTTCGTGCTGCAGAGCTGCCCCTACCCGCTGAACCAGTGGGTCATGGAAGCCCTGATCATGATCGACGCACTCAAGCGCGGTTCGGCCAAGCGCATCAGCGTGATCCTGCCGTTCTATCCCTACGCCCGCCAGGACAAGAAGCACCGCGGACGCGAGCCCATCTCGGCCCGCCTCATCGCCGACCTGCTGAAGACCGCGGGCGCCGACCGCATCATCACGGTCGACCTGCACACCGACCAGATTCAGGGCTTCTTCGACGGCCCGGTCGACCACATGCACGCCCTCGGCCAGCTCGCCGGTTACGTCTGCGACAACTACGGCACCGACAACATCACCGTCGTCTCGCCGGACTCCGGTCGGGTGCGCGTCGCCGAGAAGTGGGCCGACGCCCTCAGCGGCGCTCCCCTGGCGTTCATCCACAAGACCCGCGACCCGCTGGTCCCCAACCAGGTCAAGTCGAACCGCGTGGTCGGCGAGGTCGAGGGACGCACCTGCGTCCTGATCGACGACATGATCGACACCGGCGGCACCATCGCCGGCGCGGTCCGCGTCCTCAAGGAGGCCGGAGCCGGCGACGTCATCATCGCCACCACCCACGGCGTCTTCTCCGATCCGGCCGCCGAGCGTCTCGCCGGCTGCGGCGCCAAGGAGGTCATCGCGACCGACACGCTGCCCATCCCGGCCGAGAAGCGTTTCGAGAACCTGACCGTCCTGTCGATCGCCCCGCTGCTCGCGCAGACGATCCGCGAGGTCTTCGAAAACGGCTCGGTCACAAGCCTGTTCGACGGCATCGCCTAG